AATTTTGAATATCTTTAAACTTTCGAAGAAAAGCAAATACTTAAAATCAATATCCGTTAAAATCGAAGCAAATCACAAATATTAAAATTTTGGAAAGCGGATATCCGATCCGATCCGACAATATATAAATACATGTATACCTTGATTATATTTAAAGTTTTAATGTATAAAATTATATAATTATTATTCTAACATATGATTTGATAAATTCTATTAACATTATTACTTATATAAAAGTATTAGATATAAAGAATAGAACACATTTATGACAATTATAATTTTTTTCTTAAGTTTTATGTTATTATAATTGTTTACTAAGTTCAAAAAATTTACAAAATATGTAGATTCACTCATTCTTTTAATTTTTATCATATATATCATGTAAAAATATATTCTACAAAAAAAAATTTGTATCAAATTTTTAAGATTATTTGTATTAATCAAAACATATGAGATATCCGTAAGTATTCATAAATATCAGCAAATATCTATTTATTTTCCGGATATCCGTTTTTCCGAATATCCGTATTTTTCTGAAGCAAAGCAAATCAAAAAATTAGATATCCGTGACATACGAAGCAAATCACAAATACCTTTAAAAATCCGGATATTCGATCTGTGTCTAGGCCTAGCTACAATGATATTAAATACATCGTTCATTTCACTTTCGAACATAAAACAAAAAGATTGTGTATTTTCTCTAAATAACGGCTGTAGAGGAAGTTCATATAAGGGGAATACGTTATCTTAAAATTAAACATGGATTAATACCAACCCCTGTTTTCTTTTGCTGTTACACACACAATTTGCTTAGAAACATGGGATTGGTCAAATAATTATAAAGCATTCAGATGTTAAATAATGGCAGTTAATGTATTTTGTGGACTATAACCTCTTGGAGGTTATTATCCATCATAAATTAGATTATTCACGTGTTATTGATAGTTTCTTGTATTTTCGACAATATTGTTATGTACAAGCAAACTAATTTGAAAGTATTATATTATGCTTTCTAATTTATTAGATTTTTATCATAGTTAAAAAACTAAAGTAACCATCAATTCATATATGTTCTATTATGTTCTCTTTTGACTTTATTGTTTCTGTAATACTATCTGTCAAGCATGATTGTAAAAGGGCTGCTACACAACTTGTGGGGATAAACCACAATTCAAAAAAGTTTCATCATTAGTACCAAGATGTTGATGATGTTGAAACAGGGATGTGGACAAATGTTATACAGTTCACGCTTAATATATATACTTGTGCAAGTTGCATAACTAAGATTCGTAATTAGACTTGACTAATATATCATTGATGATATTTGCTACTTCAAGCCAGTCTTATTGTATTTTTACAGGAGATTTTGATTTGTGTTTTCTCGGTTTTCTAATCATTGCCTGATCAAGTATAATTATCTAACTAAGAAAACGAGATGAACATATTTCATTGTGGTAGTGAGTGTTATTGTGACAAGTTGTTTCATAGTGCCCAAGTGGAGTCATTTCTCAACTAAAAACTAATGTTTTGTGTGTGTGAGTATTTTCCTTTTCTTGGGAGTTTAACTTCATTCCAAATATGTGATGATTCTTAGTCCAATTATTATAGTTTCCGTTTGTTTCATTAAATAAATCGAGAGAAACTATTCGCTACTTCCAAAAACTATGACAATATCTTGTAGGGCTGTTCAATATGGTAAAACCGAACCGTACCGAACCGAACCGAACCGAAATAGACAATATGGTTTGGTTTTGGTATATACCATATAAACCGAATGGATATAATTTTATAAAAACCGTAGGATTTGGATATGGTTTGGTATATAACCGATTAAACCGAATAAACCGAACAAAACCGATTAAAAGTAGAAACATGTAAATATGTATCTATTTTATACCAATACACGAAAATCTATTTGTTACATAAGTTAAATTTGTGTTAATAACTATTACCATAATTTTATATAATAAAGAACCTTAATTTATAAAACACTTGAACTATAATTAAATAACAATACATCGCAATTCAGACATATTATTTTCTAAGTTTTCTTTTGATCTTTTTGCTTTATTTTATTTTAGTCTTCACTAAATTAATATGAAGATTATAAATTTGATGGACAATAATTAATGAAAAATTTTCACAACTTTTTTCTTATCTGTAATTATAGATTTGATTATTTTATTTGATAGTAGAAGCATTTTTACTTTTTTTGTTCATTTATTTGAACATGTAATATATTTTTAATAAATGACTGTGTTGACAATATGACTCTAAAATTCATATAATATGATCTCAAACTAAATAATTATGTTTTTTGGTATAAAACCGAATAAACCGAAAACCGACGGTATATAAACCGAACCAAGCCGAAGTAAATATGGATTTATAATGGTAGTTATATTTTACTAACCGAAATACCGAAAACCGAAAAAACAGAACCTAAACCGAACCGATATCCGGATTGAAAACCCCTACTCTTGGCCGTCAAAAACAATATCTATTCCTTCCAAGGCCCAAATGATACAACATTATAACTATGGGCCTGTCCAATTTATTGCTTACGCCTTCATTAGGCTTCTGTGAATTAACCTTTTCTTCGCTAATTATGTAAAATCGGTAAGATTAAATGTTGATTCACTGATACAGTACCATGTAATGATGAACGCGTTGATGGTGGGCCTGACGGCACAGTGATTAACATTATAATCACTCCCATCATTAGCCATTAAAAGGGTTCGACTGGTGACCATCCGGGAAACAAAAGGAACACATAAAAAAGGAATGTACGGGAATAAAATACCAGGAATGAAAAGGAATGGTTATTCCTTATCAAATTTGACAAGGAATAATTTTGTTCTTTAATTCTCTACAAAAAAGGGAATGAAAGGGAATGAGAGGAAATTATTATTCCTTGCGAATGGTAATTTTTTTTAAGAACGTTAGGGAATGCATTATTCCTCGTCGTTCCCTGGTCACCATTCATACCCTTTGTGATTAATACGCTGTTTATTATACGTATCTTTCTAATCGGAGACATCTGCATTGTCATCTACAAATTACAAACCCTAATTTCAATTATCGAGTCCCTTCAGTATAAACTTTTACCTTTTTTAATCAATATATTTTATTCATTGATACATCATTACACTTTAATTCGATCTTGAACTTTTAATTAAGGTTATAACCTCCATCTACAAATCTACTCTCCAATAAAATATCTATTTTTTTCCTTCTTTTAACAACTCATAATGTCCNNNNNCTAGAAAATTCAAGCTTGCAATGGAAATAGACACCAAACTTCTATTTTTTGAAAGCATGAAATAAATAGTATGTTGGTTCATTAATTTCATCATAAAAACTCCTTACAAGCATTTTCCTCCATAACCTGCGTTTCTAAACAATGCTTGCTTTATATCTTCGGAGTTGATGAAATCTCTCTGCTGAGCTGCCTATAAAGACAAACACACACACAGCACAAACAAACTCATCAGTCTTCCCATTGCAGATATATTATTAGGATATCATATATTATCTTGATATCTTCTTAGTACCTCGGAACAAGAAGCATGCAAAGAGAAATCACTAAAGCAGCTAATAACACATTGTTCAATCTCCAAGCCTAGAGTCTCTAGTGTGTTAACAGTTGATAGAAGCAATCCCGGTTTGGGGGAGCAACATATCTCAACCCGAGTATCTTGGTCTCTCCGGTCCACTTCAAACTATACAAAACATAATAAAATTAACAAAATCAGTCCGCTTCAACCTGTGAATTTGTAAAATTTCGAGGGTATTTCTAGTAACAATTCACAAGTACATGGGCTAACATGTAAAACTACAAAAAACAAGAATACTGACATGAAAAGTTATCTTCATTCTTGCTATACCTTTGGTGAGTTTCTGACCAGCGGTTCGTTTGTATTAAGATCCTTGATATCACCGAAGAGCTTAGAATGATGTGAACTGTTGCTAACTCCAAGTTCTTGTTCCTCGTCTTGTAACTTGTTGATTTTGTCTAAAAGCTCTTTCATGTAATCTATGGCATCTCCTAGTATCGATGTCCTGTCCATCTAATTTTGAAGATAACAATAATCATTATTTTAAAAACTTTTAAATTATTTTATATATCTACTTTTCAACAGGTTCTTAGATTCCCATAAAAGTAAGAACACAATAATTAAACAAGTCTTAAAAAAGGTTCAAACAAGAAAAACAAACATATAATGTTGAAAACATAGAAAACGCTATTTTCATGAAAACACATTTAATATATTAATTCACTCAGTATAAAGGACGAATCTTTTGAACCAAACATTAAATCTTCAAAGAAAACAAATACTACAGCTAGCTAGGGTTTAAATTTTGAGATTTAACTAAGTTCGAACATACTGATTAAAAAGATTAATCTCTTTATTAGCCCATATAATAATAGAAAAATACATTACTCCCATTAATTAAAAAAATAGAGGAAGAATATTTTCTTGATTTTGACCATTATGATTATAATTATTCAAAAAGGTTAAATCATAAAACGTTAGAATTATTATTTTACCTTACTGATATTTGGAACAATGGATCTGAGCATAGAGAGACGATCGTTAAGCCGTTTTCTTCGACGTCTCTCCGCCATGAGATTCTTTGAAGGTTGGCCTTCAAGCTTTTTGCTCTTCTTCTTGTTTGTTGTCTCTACTACTCCTCCACAGTATCCTACACTGAAGCTTTTGCTCTGATCAGACTCCACCAGTGGAGATGGATACGACGAGTGATTAATGAAGCTCTCTTCTTGGGAAGTTGGAAGCATCACTGGTGGTGAAGAGGAAGAAGAGTCTATAATCTCTTGTAGGGCCTCAAGAAAAGGGTCATCGAATGTTGAGGCCGTGGGGGAGATTAACGGCGGAGATGAAGATGAGGGTGGTGGTAAAGGTGGTGTTTGGTGAAGAAGCAACGGTGGAGGTTGAGAGATTAGGTCCATGAAAGAGGATGAGTACAGAAGAGTATTTTCGTCTTCTTCTTCATTGTTGAAACAGAGGTAATCAATGTTCCATCCATTTGAGAATAACTGATGATGATCAAATCCGCCATTAAAGCTCAGGTTGTTGATGTTGCTATTGTAATTGTAGTTGTCGGTGGTTTCTTGCTTTGTCGGAACAAGAAGCTCTTTGAACACATTCATCTGAGTCGACAGTTCCATTTTTTCTGTAATAAGGGGAAGAGAGTACAGTGTGTATGTGTGTGAGAGATAAAGAGTTTTGTGGATTAAAGAAGATGAAGTGTAAGCGTATTTATATATAAAATCCAGAGAGGTGTTTAAGTGAGAGAGTAATCTATTGATTAAATTAA
This genomic interval from Brassica oleracea var. oleracea cultivar TO1000 chromosome C2, BOL, whole genome shotgun sequence contains the following:
- the LOC106324826 gene encoding transcription factor bHLH93-like isoform X1, producing the protein MELSTQMNVFKELLVPTKQETTDNYNYNSNINNLSFNGGFDHHQLFSNGWNIDYLCFNNEEEDENTLLYSSSFMDLISQPPPLLLHQTPPLPPPSSSSPPLISPTASTFDDPFLEALQEIIDSSSSSPPVMLPTSQEESFINHSSYPSPLVESDQSKSFSVGYCGGVVETTNKKKSKKLEGQPSKNLMAERRRRKRLNDRLSMLRSIVPNISKMDRTSILGDAIDYMKELLDKINKLQDEEQELGVSNSSHHSKLFGDIKDLNTNEPLVRNSPKFEVDRRDQDTRVEICCSPKPGLLLSTVNTLETLGLEIEQCVISCFSDFSLHASCSEAAQQRDFINSEDIKQALFRNAGYGGKCL
- the LOC106324826 gene encoding transcription factor bHLH93-like isoform X2, whose translation is MELSTQMNVFKELLVPTKQETTDNYNYNSNINNLSFNGGFDHHQLFSNGWNIDYLCFNNEEEDENTLLYSSSFMDLISQPPPLLLHQTPPLPPPSSSSPPLISPTASTFDDPFLEALQEIIDSSSSSPPVMLPTSQEESFINHSSYPSPLVESDQSKSFSVGYCGGVVETTNKKKSKKLEGQPSKNLMAERRRRKRLNDRLSMLRSIVPNISKMDRTSILGDAIDYMKELLDKINKLQDEEQELGVSNSSHHSKLFGDIKDLNTNEPLVRNSPKVGETKILGLRYVAPPNRDCFYQLLTH